The Deinococcus carri genome contains a region encoding:
- a CDS encoding beta-ketoacyl-ACP synthase III, translating to MTTASGAGPDRPSPAGRPSLGITALGTYVPEQVVTNADFEARMDTSAEWIESRTGIRERRFAAPGEFTSDLGVKAVQDLLVRDPDALREVDAVICATATPDALFPSTAALIAGQVGLVGAGAFDLSTACSGFVYGLSMAQGLILAGTARRVLVVGAEVLSRLVDQDDRNTAILFGDGAGAAVVGEVPSGYGFQNFVLGADSAGGSSLYAPCMADRLPGGFPMEGRVGMNGREVFKFAVRVLGDSGTQVLAHSGLTSADVDWVIPHQANIRIIEAANARFGVPMSKTVVNLGRYGNTSSATVPLALREALDDGRVQDGQQLLLVAFGGGLSWAAGTLKWWGGAPSLGARTAREEATA from the coding sequence ATGACCACTGCTTCCGGGGCTGGCCCTGACCGCCCCTCCCCTGCCGGCCGCCCCAGCCTCGGCATCACGGCGCTGGGAACGTATGTGCCCGAACAGGTCGTCACGAACGCCGACTTCGAGGCGCGGATGGACACCAGCGCCGAGTGGATCGAGAGCCGCACCGGCATCCGCGAGCGCCGCTTTGCCGCCCCCGGCGAGTTCACCTCCGACCTGGGCGTGAAGGCGGTACAGGACCTGCTGGTCCGCGACCCGGACGCGCTGCGGGAGGTGGACGCCGTGATCTGCGCGACCGCCACCCCCGACGCCCTGTTTCCCTCCACCGCCGCCCTGATCGCCGGGCAGGTGGGCCTGGTCGGGGCGGGGGCCTTTGATCTCTCCACCGCGTGCAGCGGCTTCGTGTACGGGCTGAGCATGGCGCAGGGCCTGATTCTGGCGGGCACGGCGCGGCGCGTGCTGGTCGTCGGGGCGGAAGTCCTCTCGCGGCTGGTGGACCAGGACGACCGCAACACCGCCATCCTGTTCGGGGACGGTGCGGGCGCGGCGGTCGTGGGGGAAGTGCCGTCCGGCTACGGCTTCCAGAACTTCGTGCTGGGGGCCGACAGCGCGGGCGGCTCCAGCCTGTACGCCCCCTGCATGGCGGACCGCCTGCCCGGCGGCTTCCCGATGGAGGGGCGGGTGGGCATGAACGGCCGAGAGGTCTTCAAGTTCGCCGTGCGCGTGCTGGGCGACAGCGGCACCCAGGTGCTCGCCCACAGCGGCCTGACCAGCGCCGACGTGGACTGGGTGATTCCGCATCAGGCCAACATCCGCATCATCGAGGCCGCCAACGCCCGCTTCGGCGTACCCATGAGCAAGACGGTCGTGAATCTGGGCCGCTACGGCAATACCTCCAGCGCCACGGTGCCCCTCGCCCTGCGGGAGGCCCTGGACGACGGGCGCGTGCAGGACGGTCAGCAACTGCTGCTGGTGGCCTTCGGCGGCGGCCTGAGCTGGGCCGCGGGCACGTTGAAATGGTGGGGCGGTGCCCCCAGCCTGGGCGCGCGCACTGCCCGCGAGGAGGCGACGGCATGA
- the tig gene encoding trigger factor has product MAELISREGNKVSFRVAVPAAEVNRAYDQVWAGLARDVRVPGFRPGKAPRKVLESRVGKGYVENEVRDRLLQAHYPQAARELKLSLVDAQIEPETLASGQAFNFTVRGETYPEVTLGDWRTAQLTATAPDITDEVLDRTLSDLQERNASFQTAERPIEATDQVTIEELGEEGGSYPVYLDVAEAHVRDALLGKSVGDEVEITVPAHQHGDHEHPEHTVRVRVQGVQTKQLQELNDEFAKSLNFESLDRLRTDLRGELERRARQEGDAARREEFVNHLVDGMQADIPQALLDRRRESMLEEIQEDLGRQGVKWGEYESFMREQGKLDEFMADLSKNAESRVKRDLALERLAEDLGVQVSDAEFSSTMNALAQANGLTPQQLQSQLGPNGINAYFVSLTREKALQQALAALGGDATSTNEGSTDEASTDTSDQTAGTEQATTQEASQPQAGEQAGEQTDAEAQRSE; this is encoded by the coding sequence ATGGCAGAGCTGATCAGCAGAGAAGGCAACAAGGTAAGTTTCCGGGTCGCGGTGCCCGCCGCCGAGGTGAACCGCGCCTACGACCAGGTGTGGGCCGGCCTCGCGCGCGACGTGCGCGTGCCCGGCTTCCGCCCCGGCAAGGCTCCCCGCAAGGTGCTGGAAAGCCGCGTGGGCAAGGGCTACGTCGAGAACGAGGTGCGTGACCGCCTCCTCCAGGCACACTACCCCCAGGCCGCCCGCGAGCTGAAGCTCAGCCTGGTGGACGCGCAGATCGAGCCGGAGACGCTCGCCAGCGGCCAGGCCTTCAACTTCACGGTGCGCGGCGAGACGTACCCCGAGGTCACGCTGGGCGACTGGCGCACGGCGCAGCTCACGGCCACCGCGCCCGACATCACCGACGAGGTGCTGGACCGCACCCTCTCGGATCTCCAGGAGCGCAACGCCAGCTTCCAGACCGCCGAGCGCCCCATCGAGGCCACCGATCAGGTCACCATCGAGGAACTGGGCGAGGAGGGTGGCTCCTACCCCGTCTACCTCGACGTGGCCGAGGCCCACGTGCGTGACGCCCTGCTGGGCAAGAGTGTCGGCGACGAGGTCGAGATCACCGTGCCCGCCCACCAGCACGGCGACCACGAGCACCCCGAGCACACCGTTCGTGTGCGGGTGCAGGGCGTGCAGACCAAGCAGCTTCAGGAGCTGAACGACGAGTTCGCCAAGAGCCTGAACTTCGAGAGCCTGGACCGCCTGCGCACCGACCTGCGGGGCGAGCTGGAGCGCCGCGCCCGCCAGGAAGGCGACGCCGCCCGCCGCGAGGAGTTCGTGAACCACCTGGTGGACGGGATGCAGGCCGACATTCCCCAGGCGCTGCTGGACCGCCGCCGCGAGTCGATGCTCGAAGAGATCCAGGAAGACCTGGGCCGCCAGGGCGTCAAGTGGGGCGAGTACGAGAGCTTCATGCGCGAGCAGGGCAAGCTCGACGAGTTCATGGCCGATCTGAGCAAGAACGCCGAGAGCCGCGTGAAGCGCGACCTGGCCCTGGAGCGGCTGGCCGAGGACCTGGGCGTGCAGGTCAGCGACGCCGAGTTCAGCAGCACCATGAACGCCCTGGCGCAGGCGAACGGCCTGACGCCGCAGCAGCTCCAGAGCCAACTGGGGCCGAACGGCATCAACGCCTACTTCGTCAGCCTGACCCGCGAGAAGGCCCTCCAGCAGGCCCTGGCGGCGCTGGGCGGCGACGCGACCAGCACGAACGAGGGCAGCACCGACGAGGCCAGCACGGACACCAGCGACCAGACCGCTGGAACGGAGCAGGCCACGACCCAGGAAGCCAGCCAGCCCCAGGCGGGCGAGCAGGCCGGGGAGCAGACCGACGCGGAAGCGCAGCGCAGCGAGTAA
- a CDS encoding acyl-CoA dehydrogenase family protein has product MDFNLPGDLRDIQATVRDFMLNVVEERAHEIEETNSVPPELLREAAELGLFGLSIPEEYGGVGLGMLGRCAVYEAMGQGHMGFGGVISAHASIGTSGLVKLGNEEQKRRFLPRMASGECIAGFAITEPSSGSDAANIRTKAEKRGDVYVLNGTKHYISNAPIAGLLTVIAITDPAQGTRGMSAFLVEPQSTPGVSIGKIDEKMGQKGALSAEVIFQDAEIPAANLLGPEGLGYREALGILTNGRVGIAARSTGAMQRLLDLSVDHAKTREQFGQPIAAFQAVQFMLAEMEIAVQTSRVLWQKVAWMVDQGQDVRRMASVAKYHATEMLSQVADKAVQVAGGMGYMKDSPVERYYRDQRLLRIYEGTSEIQKVIIAGSLLR; this is encoded by the coding sequence ATGGATTTCAATCTGCCGGGGGACCTGCGAGATATTCAGGCGACTGTCCGCGACTTCATGCTGAACGTGGTGGAGGAGCGCGCGCACGAGATCGAGGAGACGAACAGCGTGCCGCCCGAGCTGCTGCGCGAGGCCGCCGAGCTGGGCCTCTTCGGCCTGAGCATTCCCGAGGAGTACGGCGGCGTCGGCCTGGGGATGCTGGGCCGCTGCGCCGTGTACGAGGCGATGGGGCAGGGGCACATGGGCTTCGGCGGCGTCATCAGCGCGCACGCCTCCATCGGTACGAGTGGGCTGGTGAAGCTGGGGAACGAGGAACAGAAACGCCGCTTCCTGCCGCGCATGGCGAGCGGCGAGTGCATCGCGGGCTTCGCCATCACCGAGCCGAGCAGCGGGTCCGACGCGGCCAACATCCGGACAAAGGCCGAGAAACGCGGCGACGTGTACGTGCTCAACGGCACCAAGCACTACATCTCCAACGCGCCCATCGCGGGCCTGCTCACCGTCATCGCCATCACCGACCCCGCCCAGGGCACGCGCGGCATGAGTGCCTTTCTGGTCGAACCCCAGAGCACGCCCGGCGTCTCTATCGGCAAGATCGACGAGAAGATGGGCCAGAAGGGTGCGCTTTCCGCCGAGGTGATCTTCCAGGACGCCGAGATTCCCGCCGCCAACCTGCTCGGCCCCGAGGGGCTGGGCTACCGTGAGGCGCTGGGCATCCTGACCAACGGGCGAGTGGGCATCGCCGCGCGCTCGACCGGGGCCATGCAGCGCCTGCTCGACCTCAGCGTGGACCACGCCAAAACCCGCGAGCAGTTCGGGCAGCCCATCGCGGCGTTCCAGGCCGTGCAGTTCATGCTGGCCGAGATGGAGATCGCGGTTCAGACCAGCCGGGTGCTGTGGCAGAAGGTCGCCTGGATGGTGGACCAGGGCCAGGACGTGCGCCGCATGGCCTCGGTCGCCAAGTACCACGCCACCGAGATGCTCTCGCAGGTGGCCGACAAGGCCGTGCAGGTGGCGGGCGGCATGGGCTACATGAAGGACTCGCCGGTCGAGCGCTACTACCGCGACCAGCGCCTGCTGCGCATCTACGAGGGCACCAGCGAGATTCAGAAGGTCATCATTGCAGGCAGCCTGCTACGGTAG
- the rpoD gene encoding RNA polymerase sigma factor RpoD, with product MAEPTKARARSKAPAPGTPGAPLPEDAPQESKIKTPAQPRSRTQPRSKAAVAAPDTVTESAGSQAADTPAKPARAAKPKATRTATSGPDDEAPAKAAPKKAAPRKTAAQAAPTGEDAAPEAPAKAAPAKKASAKAAAPAKPAKGAPAPTDKPYYAHPSIQEMLKAGRAAGVLSSEEIAAALSVALEAAGLDPESAEAFEDMQLYLAGQNIEVQDLDEDDQEDDLEEEAEAGPAGAAEGGDEEEKYFDDMPRAVSNDPVRQYLHEIGRVPLLTLEEEIALARRIEEGEEARKTLEETGGDLDDRGRRRLMRQMEDGAAARQGLIEANLRLVVSIAKKYTGRGLGFLDLIQEGNQGLIRAVEKFEYRRRYKFSTYATWWIRQAINRAIADQARTIRIPVHMVETINKLTRTARQLQQELSREATYEEIAEAMGPGWDANKVEEVQKVSQEPVSLETPIGDEKDSFYGDFIPDENLDSPVDNAAKTLLSEELEKALSKLTEREALVLKFRKGLVDGREHTLEEVGQRFNVTRERIRQIENKALRKLKYHESRTRKLRDFLD from the coding sequence ATGGCAGAACCTACCAAAGCACGCGCCCGCAGCAAGGCCCCCGCGCCCGGTACCCCCGGTGCCCCCCTGCCTGAGGACGCCCCCCAAGAGAGCAAGATCAAGACCCCAGCCCAGCCCCGCAGCCGCACCCAGCCGCGCAGCAAGGCCGCGGTTGCCGCCCCGGACACCGTGACCGAGTCCGCTGGGTCGCAGGCCGCCGACACCCCGGCCAAGCCCGCCCGCGCCGCCAAGCCCAAGGCCACCCGGACGGCCACGAGCGGGCCGGACGACGAGGCCCCCGCCAAGGCGGCCCCGAAAAAGGCCGCCCCCAGGAAGACGGCGGCCCAGGCTGCGCCCACCGGCGAGGACGCGGCTCCCGAGGCCCCCGCCAAGGCCGCGCCTGCCAAGAAGGCATCCGCCAAGGCCGCGGCCCCGGCCAAACCGGCCAAGGGCGCGCCGGCCCCCACCGACAAGCCGTATTACGCCCACCCCAGCATTCAGGAGATGCTGAAGGCGGGCCGCGCGGCGGGCGTGCTGTCCAGCGAGGAGATCGCCGCCGCGCTGTCGGTGGCGCTGGAGGCGGCGGGGCTGGACCCCGAGAGCGCCGAGGCCTTCGAGGACATGCAGCTCTATCTGGCCGGACAGAACATCGAGGTGCAGGACCTCGACGAGGACGACCAGGAAGACGACCTTGAGGAGGAGGCCGAGGCCGGGCCTGCCGGGGCTGCCGAGGGGGGCGACGAGGAGGAGAAGTACTTCGACGACATGCCGCGCGCCGTGTCCAACGACCCGGTGCGGCAGTACCTCCACGAGATCGGCCGCGTGCCGCTGCTGACCCTGGAAGAGGAGATCGCGCTCGCCCGCCGCATCGAGGAGGGCGAGGAGGCCCGCAAGACGCTGGAGGAGACGGGGGGCGACCTCGACGACCGGGGCCGCCGCCGCCTGATGCGTCAGATGGAGGACGGGGCCGCCGCGCGCCAGGGGCTGATCGAGGCCAACCTGCGCCTGGTGGTGTCTATCGCCAAGAAGTACACCGGGCGCGGCCTGGGCTTCCTCGACCTGATTCAGGAGGGCAACCAGGGCCTGATTCGCGCGGTCGAGAAGTTCGAGTACCGCCGCCGCTACAAGTTCAGCACCTACGCGACGTGGTGGATTCGTCAGGCCATCAACCGCGCGATTGCCGACCAGGCCCGCACCATCCGCATCCCGGTGCACATGGTCGAGACGATCAACAAGCTGACCCGCACCGCCCGCCAGCTTCAGCAGGAACTCAGCCGCGAGGCCACCTACGAGGAGATCGCGGAGGCGATGGGTCCCGGCTGGGACGCCAACAAGGTCGAGGAGGTGCAGAAGGTCAGCCAGGAGCCGGTGTCGCTCGAAACGCCTATCGGGGATGAAAAGGACTCCTTTTACGGCGACTTCATCCCCGACGAGAACCTCGACTCCCCGGTGGACAACGCCGCCAAGACCCTGCTCTCGGAAGAACTGGAAAAGGCCCTCTCCAAGCTCACCGAGCGCGAGGCCCTGGTCCTGAAGTTCCGCAAGGGGCTGGTGGACGGCCGCGAGCACACGCTGGAGGAGGTCGGCCAGCGCTTCAACGTGACCCGCGAGCGCATCCGCCAGATCGAGAACAAGGCCCTGCGCAAGCTCAAGTACCACGAGAGCCGCACCCGCAAGCTGCGCGACTTCCTGGACTGA
- a CDS encoding DUF4129 domain-containing protein — translation MTVPPAASAARPRPWWADRSWLLVLTPLVGVAWLPWWCVLGLVLALAVTHREGSEARSVQVPLLLLGGGLGLAVLLPGMRGAEGALLFSVLFGKVVGGILLVVLSLSALEGGALVLGAAWLSLLLLLGCVLPGGASPAGLAAGLLVLLLALAGAPSTESRPFLRLAGSGRALLGVVGTALLAAALLGVLALPLASAPAAGPPPAASAAGREARTRPAEAAPLDLPERSTLPGRAQPQSLPTSVRREALPGADLALLGGLLLILALTYLYLRGRAERWRAGERPRWWELLALAGVLMMAGLFVAYVFAAPGGGTASGLPGGDLGAAGAGGGKPQDPRASLLPTRADAILRALSVLAFVILTALAGAVFWLAWRTRGDTPQADAAAPTPDAAPGEEGALHRVRQAYRAALASLSGAGLGRGGAETPAEHAGRAARELPVLAGPLGTLVAAYAPVRYGGRVTDEDADAAERAAREVAHLTAGVRVNTGRTGEPESQTSEHQTPESETP, via the coding sequence ATGACCGTTCCTCCCGCTGCCTCTGCTGCGCGGCCCCGGCCCTGGTGGGCGGACCGCTCCTGGCTGCTGGTGCTGACGCCGCTGGTGGGCGTGGCCTGGCTGCCGTGGTGGTGCGTGCTGGGGCTGGTGCTGGCCCTGGCGGTGACGCACCGCGAGGGGAGCGAGGCGCGGTCGGTGCAGGTGCCCCTGCTGCTGCTGGGCGGCGGCCTGGGTCTGGCCGTGCTGCTTCCCGGCATGCGCGGGGCCGAGGGAGCGCTGCTCTTCTCGGTGCTGTTCGGGAAGGTGGTGGGGGGCATCCTGCTGGTGGTGCTGAGCCTCTCTGCCCTGGAGGGGGGTGCCCTGGTGCTGGGGGCCGCGTGGCTGAGCCTGCTGCTGCTGCTGGGCTGTGTGCTGCCGGGGGGCGCGTCCCCCGCCGGGCTGGCGGCCGGTCTGCTGGTGCTGCTGCTGGCGCTGGCGGGGGCACCCAGCACCGAGAGCCGCCCGTTCCTGCGGCTGGCCGGAAGTGGCCGCGCCCTGCTGGGCGTGGTGGGCACGGCGTTGCTGGCCGCCGCCCTGCTGGGCGTGCTGGCGCTGCCGCTGGCTTCGGCTCCCGCCGCAGGTCCGCCCCCGGCCGCTTCGGCAGCAGGGCGTGAGGCGCGCACGAGGCCGGCAGAGGCAGCGCCGCTGGACCTTCCGGAACGCTCGACCCTGCCCGGCCGTGCCCAGCCCCAGTCCCTCCCCACCAGTGTCCGGCGCGAGGCGCTGCCGGGGGCGGACCTGGCGCTGCTGGGGGGCCTGCTGCTGATTCTGGCCCTGACGTATCTGTACCTGCGGGGCCGGGCCGAGCGGTGGCGGGCGGGCGAACGTCCGCGGTGGTGGGAACTGCTGGCGCTGGCCGGCGTCCTGATGATGGCCGGGCTGTTCGTGGCCTACGTCTTCGCAGCTCCCGGCGGCGGAACGGCCAGCGGGCTGCCGGGCGGGGACCTGGGCGCTGCCGGGGCGGGCGGGGGGAAGCCGCAAGACCCGCGCGCCAGCCTCCTGCCCACCCGCGCGGACGCGATCCTGCGGGCGCTGAGCGTGCTGGCCTTTGTCATCCTGACCGCGTTGGCGGGTGCGGTGTTCTGGCTGGCCTGGCGAACGCGGGGGGACACGCCGCAGGCCGACGCCGCCGCTCCCACCCCCGACGCTGCCCCCGGCGAGGAGGGGGCGCTGCACCGCGTCCGGCAGGCCTACCGCGCGGCCCTCGCCTCGCTGTCGGGGGCGGGGCTGGGGCGCGGGGGGGCGGAAACGCCCGCCGAACACGCGGGCCGCGCGGCGCGTGAGCTGCCCGTGCTGGCCGGGCCGCTGGGCACGCTGGTCGCTGCCTACGCGCCGGTCCGCTACGGCGGGCGCGTGACCGACGAGGACGCCGACGCCGCCGAGCGGGCCGCGCGCGAGGTCGCACACCTGACGGCGGGCGTGCGGGTGAACACCGGCAGGACCGGGGAACCGGAAAGCCAGACATCGGAGCACCAGACACCAGAAAGCGAGACACCATGA
- a CDS encoding MoxR family ATPase, whose protein sequence is MTNAGTVEPGSVQAYAAPVLDNVARVLVGKENVTRLALAGILAGGHLLLEDAPGTGKTMLARALAASLGLGFRRVQFTPDLLPSDVTGVSMYRPATGEFEFVPGPIFTGLLLADEINRATPKTQSALLEAMGEGQVTESGVTHVLPPPFVVLATQNPIEHEGTYRLPEAQLDRFLLKLAVGYPTLEEEVRMLGRLQGAHPIDTLGPVATPADLLAARAAVRSVRVSDDLRRYMAALTARTRAHAQVALGGGPRASLALQGVAQALAALSGRAFVLPDDVKAAAPGVLAHRLTLRIEARLAGTRPEEVVADVLRHEPVPAEPVSVPSGPAQVAGATL, encoded by the coding sequence ATGACGAACGCAGGAACCGTGGAACCGGGCAGCGTGCAGGCCTATGCCGCCCCCGTGCTGGACAATGTCGCCCGCGTGCTGGTCGGCAAGGAGAACGTGACCCGGCTGGCGCTGGCGGGCATCCTGGCGGGCGGGCACCTGCTGCTGGAGGACGCGCCGGGCACCGGCAAGACCATGCTGGCGCGGGCGCTGGCGGCCAGCCTGGGCCTAGGCTTCCGGCGGGTGCAGTTCACGCCCGACCTGCTCCCCAGCGACGTGACCGGCGTCAGCATGTACCGCCCGGCCACCGGCGAATTCGAGTTCGTGCCCGGCCCCATCTTCACCGGGCTGCTGCTGGCCGACGAGATCAACCGCGCCACGCCCAAGACGCAGTCGGCGCTGCTGGAGGCGATGGGCGAGGGGCAGGTCACCGAGTCGGGCGTCACGCACGTGCTGCCGCCGCCCTTCGTGGTGCTCGCCACCCAGAACCCCATCGAACACGAGGGCACCTACCGGCTGCCGGAAGCGCAGCTCGACCGCTTCCTGCTGAAGCTCGCGGTGGGGTATCCCACGCTGGAGGAGGAGGTGCGGATGCTGGGCCGCCTCCAGGGCGCGCACCCCATCGACACGCTGGGGCCGGTCGCCACGCCCGCCGACCTGCTGGCGGCGAGGGCGGCGGTCCGCTCGGTACGCGTGTCGGACGACCTGCGGCGCTACATGGCGGCCTTGACCGCCCGGACGCGCGCGCATGCCCAGGTCGCGCTGGGCGGGGGGCCACGCGCCAGCCTCGCGCTTCAGGGGGTAGCGCAGGCCCTCGCCGCGCTGTCGGGCCGGGCCTTCGTGCTGCCCGACGACGTGAAGGCCGCCGCACCGGGCGTCCTCGCGCACCGCCTGACCCTGCGCATCGAGGCCCGCCTCGCCGGGACCCGCCCGGAGGAGGTCGTCGCGGACGTGCTGCGGCACGAACCGGTGCCCGCCGAACCCGTTTCCGTGCCGTCCGGCCCGGCGCAGGTTGCAGGTGCGACGCTCTGA
- a CDS encoding DUF58 domain-containing protein — MTLTREFAPQGFEGQQLSYRVRVVVESRWPLRVLIEDPTPLTVVPGEQIAVGGLTVGRSVSERATTLTLNRRGEYAWPGGTLRWADPLGLFWHAAPLPVPGQHGPTRLEVYPGTHGLVLPDLLRPLLSEGTLSRTLGLEDPISLRGARPYLPGDPPGRVHWRLSARTGNLTVRELERTAASSVTVFLDLNGSEVFVESAVRLASSLIQEALALDLPASVATSSGPTPSGRTPEALRAALRRLAQVQPDPAPPVISPPRAGGNLIVLTQRAGPALVEQAMCARATASRVAIVAIPEGFYLEPGESPRRQWVGAPDTVRDLERRAGILAEAGVLVFVLRGNQSVLRLGA, encoded by the coding sequence GTGACCCTGACCCGTGAGTTCGCGCCGCAGGGCTTCGAGGGGCAGCAGCTCTCCTACCGCGTGCGGGTGGTGGTCGAGTCGCGCTGGCCCCTGCGCGTGCTGATCGAGGACCCCACGCCGCTGACGGTGGTCCCCGGCGAGCAGATCGCGGTGGGCGGCCTGACGGTCGGCCGCAGCGTCAGCGAGCGGGCCACTACCCTCACGCTCAACCGCCGGGGCGAGTACGCCTGGCCGGGCGGCACCCTGCGCTGGGCCGATCCCCTCGGGTTGTTCTGGCACGCGGCACCGCTCCCCGTGCCGGGTCAGCATGGCCCCACGCGGCTGGAGGTCTACCCCGGCACGCACGGCCTGGTGCTGCCCGACCTGCTGCGCCCGCTGCTGAGCGAGGGCACCCTCTCGCGCACGCTGGGCCTGGAAGACCCCATCAGCCTGCGTGGCGCGCGGCCCTACCTGCCGGGCGACCCGCCGGGCCGGGTCCACTGGCGGCTCTCGGCCCGCACCGGGAACCTGACGGTGCGCGAGCTGGAGCGCACCGCCGCCAGCAGCGTGACGGTCTTTCTGGACCTGAACGGCAGCGAGGTCTTCGTGGAGAGCGCCGTGCGCCTCGCCAGCAGCCTGATTCAGGAGGCGCTGGCGCTGGACCTGCCCGCCTCCGTCGCCACCAGCTCGGGGCCGACGCCTTCAGGCCGCACCCCTGAGGCGCTGAGAGCGGCCCTGCGGCGGCTGGCGCAGGTGCAGCCGGACCCCGCCCCGCCGGTCATTTCGCCCCCCCGCGCGGGGGGAAACCTGATTGTGCTGACTCAGCGGGCCGGGCCTGCGCTGGTCGAGCAGGCCATGTGCGCCCGCGCCACGGCCAGCCGGGTGGCGATTGTGGCGATTCCCGAGGGCTTCTACCTGGAACCCGGCGAGTCGCCCCGCCGCCAGTGGGTCGGCGCGCCCGACACCGTCCGCGACCTGGAACGCCGCGCCGGAATCCTGGCCGAGGCGGGCGTGCTGGTGTTCGTGCTGCGCGGCAACCAGAGCGTGCTGCGCCTGGGAGCCTGA
- a CDS encoding M-like protein, producing MTKSDDAQNGLPQNDVPKTEDEVTNVDLQFMGRTDERRDALKDARAEARLADEYQERGLNKQDVASAGSMIASDPASSNPGDETSLNTKDSEV from the coding sequence ATGACCAAGTCTGATGACGCCCAGAACGGCCTTCCCCAGAACGACGTCCCCAAGACCGAGGACGAGGTCACGAACGTGGACCTGCAATTCATGGGCCGCACCGACGAGCGCCGCGACGCCCTCAAGGACGCCCGCGCCGAGGCCCGCCTCGCGGACGAGTACCAGGAGCGCGGCCTGAACAAGCAGGACGTGGCCTCGGCGGGGAGCATGATCGCCAGCGACCCGGCCAGCAGCAACCCCGGCGACGAGACTTCGCTGAACACCAAGGACAGCGAGGTCTAA
- the mnmE gene encoding tRNA uridine-5-carboxymethylaminomethyl(34) synthesis GTPase MnmE, which yields MTRTGLEDTIAAIATAPGSAGVGIVRVSGPDALRVADGVFRGRRRPSATAGGRFLFGQLVAEGGEVLDEGLCLVFRAPRSYTGEDVAELQTHGSPAVLAGVLSRVLELGARPARPGEFTLRAYLAGRLDLAQAEAVLELVGAGTETARRQAALGLSGALGERVERVAAHVTRTLAALQALLDYPEEGVPDEDRELPLAAAEAELSALVGTARAGQVATRGARLALIGRPNAGKSSLLNALLGFERSIVTPLPGTTRDYLEAQLSLAGVPVTLVDTAGIRETGDEVEAAGVRQAVSLAGAADLVLALEDGSLPREALPAALPEEARVLRVRTKADLPAAWTDPAALDVSAVTGQGLPELREAIQAALLGDAARGEAWLTTERQADAARRALAHIGAARTLPDDLAGYELEEALRALADLTGRDVQEDVVDAVFRNFCVGK from the coding sequence GTGACGCGCACCGGCCTCGAAGACACCATCGCCGCCATCGCCACCGCGCCGGGCAGCGCGGGCGTGGGCATCGTCCGCGTGAGTGGCCCCGACGCGCTGCGGGTGGCCGACGGCGTGTTCCGGGGGCGGCGCAGGCCCAGCGCCACGGCCGGGGGCCGCTTCCTGTTCGGGCAACTGGTCGCGGAGGGCGGCGAGGTGCTGGACGAGGGCCTGTGCCTGGTGTTCCGCGCGCCGCGCAGCTACACCGGCGAGGACGTGGCCGAACTTCAGACGCACGGCAGCCCGGCGGTGCTGGCGGGCGTGCTGTCGCGGGTACTGGAACTGGGGGCGCGTCCGGCCCGGCCCGGCGAGTTCACGCTGCGGGCCTACCTGGCCGGGCGGCTGGACCTGGCGCAGGCGGAGGCGGTGCTGGAACTGGTGGGGGCGGGGACCGAGACGGCGCGGCGGCAGGCGGCGCTGGGCCTCTCCGGGGCGCTGGGCGAGCGGGTGGAGCGGGTGGCGGCCCATGTGACGCGCACCCTGGCGGCCCTCCAGGCCCTGCTGGACTACCCCGAAGAAGGCGTGCCCGACGAGGACCGCGAGCTTCCGCTGGCCGCCGCCGAGGCCGAGTTGAGTGCCCTGGTGGGCACCGCCCGCGCCGGACAGGTCGCCACGCGCGGCGCGCGGCTGGCCCTGATCGGCCGCCCCAACGCGGGCAAGAGTAGCCTGCTGAACGCGCTGCTGGGCTTTGAGCGCTCCATCGTCACGCCCCTTCCCGGCACCACGCGCGACTACCTCGAAGCGCAGCTCTCGCTGGCGGGCGTGCCCGTGACCCTGGTGGACACGGCGGGCATCCGCGAGACGGGCGACGAGGTGGAGGCGGCGGGCGTCCGGCAGGCGGTGAGTCTGGCCGGGGCTGCCGACCTGGTGCTGGCCCTGGAGGACGGCAGCCTACCGCGCGAGGCCCTGCCCGCCGCCCTGCCGGAAGAGGCGCGGGTACTGCGTGTGCGGACAAAAGCCGACCTCCCCGCCGCCTGGACCGATCCGGCCGCGCTGGACGTGAGCGCCGTGACCGGGCAGGGCCTTCCCGAACTGCGGGAGGCGATCCAGGCGGCGCTGCTGGGCGACGCGGCCCGCGGCGAGGCATGGCTGACCACCGAACGGCAGGCGGACGCGGCGCGGCGGGCGCTGGCGCACATTGGGGCCGCCCGCACCCTCCCCGACGACCTGGCCGGGTACGAGCTGGAAGAGGCGCTGCGGGCGCTGGCCGACCTGACCGGGCGCGACGTGCAGGAGGACGTGGTGGACGCGGTGTTCCGCAATTTCTGCGTGGGGAAATAA